Proteins from one Faecalibacterium sp. I3-3-33 genomic window:
- the speB gene encoding agmatinase, with protein sequence MHPNVETFIGCDSSYRAASIVLYGAPYDSTTSYRPGARFGPAAIRHESYGLETYSPYQNADLTDFDVFDSGDLELCFGSSELALADIEARAEEILKDGKFPLLLGGEHLVTLGAVRAAVKKYPDLHIVHFDAHADLRDDYLGAKLSHACVLRRCHELVGDGRIHQFCIRSGDRAEFEFAAQHTEMHKFDFTGLAELTAQLCESKVPVYLTIDLDCLDPSCFPGTGTPEAGGVSFLQLLEAIRTVTKANIIGVDLNELAPTLDTTGVSTATACKVLRETLIALDKGWPGFQV encoded by the coding sequence ATGCACCCCAACGTTGAGACCTTTATCGGCTGCGACAGCAGCTACCGCGCCGCCAGCATCGTGCTGTACGGTGCACCTTACGATTCCACCACCAGCTACCGCCCCGGTGCACGGTTCGGCCCGGCGGCCATCCGGCACGAGAGCTATGGTCTGGAGACTTACAGCCCCTACCAGAACGCCGACCTGACCGATTTTGATGTGTTCGACAGCGGCGATCTGGAGCTGTGCTTCGGCTCCAGCGAGCTGGCGCTGGCCGATATCGAGGCCCGGGCAGAGGAAATTTTGAAGGACGGCAAGTTCCCGCTGCTGCTGGGCGGCGAGCATCTGGTCACGCTGGGCGCGGTGCGGGCTGCGGTGAAGAAATACCCGGATCTGCACATCGTCCACTTCGACGCCCACGCCGATCTGCGGGATGACTATCTGGGCGCGAAGCTCAGCCACGCCTGTGTGCTGCGCCGCTGCCACGAGCTGGTAGGGGACGGCCGCATCCATCAGTTCTGCATCCGCAGCGGAGACCGGGCAGAGTTTGAGTTTGCTGCCCAGCACACTGAGATGCACAAGTTCGATTTTACCGGCCTTGCCGAGCTGACCGCACAGCTGTGCGAGAGCAAGGTGCCGGTGTACCTGACCATCGATCTGGACTGCCTTGACCCCTCCTGCTTCCCGGGCACCGGTACCCCGGAGGCTGGCGGCGTAAGCTTTTTGCAGCTGCTGGAGGCCATCCGCACCGTGACCAAGGCCAATATCATCGGTGTAGACCTGAACGAGCTGGCTCCCACACTGGACACCACCGGCGTTTCCACCGCCACAGCCTGCAAGGTGCTGCGCGAGACCCTGATCGCGCTGGACAAGGGCTGGCCGGGTTTTCAGGTATAA
- the speE gene encoding polyamine aminopropyltransferase yields MEFWFSEFHTPDVKHSIRVNKQLYSKQSDYQRIDIFETPEFGRVLTLDGNVMLTERDEFIYDEMIVHVPMAVHKEAKDILVIGAGDGGVVRELTRYDRVERIDLVEMDPQVVEACRAYLPGNACRMDDRRVHIYFENALKYIRRCEEEYDLIIVDSSDPFGPSEGLFTREFYGSCFNALKEDGIMVNQQGSPFYAEDASAMQRSHKRIASTFPISRVYQAHIPTFAAGYWLFGFASKKYHPIDDLDAESWKALNMRTRYYTTKLHIGAFYLPAFLEEMLREVEEH; encoded by the coding sequence ATGGAATTTTGGTTTTCAGAGTTTCACACCCCGGATGTGAAGCACAGCATTCGTGTGAACAAGCAGCTCTACTCCAAGCAGAGCGATTACCAGCGCATCGATATCTTTGAGACCCCGGAGTTCGGACGGGTGCTTACGCTGGACGGCAACGTGATGCTGACCGAGCGCGACGAGTTCATCTACGATGAAATGATCGTCCATGTGCCCATGGCGGTGCACAAGGAGGCCAAGGATATTCTGGTCATCGGTGCCGGTGACGGCGGCGTGGTGCGGGAGCTGACCCGCTACGACCGCGTGGAGCGCATCGACCTTGTGGAGATGGACCCGCAGGTGGTGGAAGCCTGCCGCGCCTATCTGCCCGGCAATGCCTGCCGTATGGATGACCGCCGAGTGCATATCTACTTTGAAAACGCCCTGAAGTATATCCGCCGCTGCGAGGAAGAATACGACCTCATCATCGTGGACTCCTCCGACCCCTTCGGCCCCTCCGAGGGTCTGTTCACCCGCGAGTTCTACGGCAGTTGCTTCAACGCCCTGAAAGAGGACGGCATCATGGTCAACCAGCAGGGCAGCCCCTTCTACGCCGAGGACGCCAGCGCCATGCAGCGCAGCCATAAGCGCATTGCGTCCACCTTCCCCATCAGCCGGGTGTATCAGGCACATATCCCCACCTTTGCGGCGGGCTACTGGCTGTTCGGCTTCGCAAGCAAAAAATACCATCCCATCGATGATCTGGACGCAGAGTCGTGGAAGGCGCTGAATATGCGCACCCGCTACTACACCACCAAACTGCATATCGGAGCATTCTACCTGCCGGCTTTTCTGGAGGAGATGCTGCGGGAAGTGGAGGAACACTGA
- a CDS encoding aminotransferase class I/II-fold pyridoxal phosphate-dependent enzyme, which yields MNENKARSRLDQRRAPIYEALERFRQMRVVPFDVPGHKRGRGNPELTAFLGQQCVGVDVNSMKPLDNLCHPVSVIREAEELAADAFGAAHAFLMVGGTTSSVQSMVLTACKRGDEIILPRNVHRSVLNALVLCGAVPVYVNPEVDKRLGISLGMKREQVAKAIKEHPNAVAVLVNNPTYYGICSDLRAIVKMAHDAGMLCLADEAHGTHFYFGGGLPVSAMAAGADMASVSMHKSGGSLTQSSLLLIGPNVHPGYVRQIINLTQTTSGSYLLMSSLDISRRNLALRGRQVFHQVADIAEYAREEINAVGGYYAFGKELCNGDSVFDFDTTKLSVHTLDIGLAGIEVYDILRDEYDIQIEFGDIGNILAYLSIGDRPQEVERLVSALAEIKRRYRTDGSGLLSQEYIDPVVAASPQEAFYAPKKSLPLRETEGMVCSEFVMCYPPGIPILAPGERITKEILNYIEYAKAKGCSMTGPEDPEILHLNVLA from the coding sequence ATGAACGAGAACAAAGCGCGTTCCCGGCTGGACCAGCGCCGTGCGCCCATTTACGAGGCGCTGGAGCGGTTCCGGCAGATGCGGGTGGTGCCTTTTGATGTGCCCGGCCACAAGCGGGGCCGCGGCAACCCGGAGCTGACCGCTTTTCTGGGTCAGCAGTGCGTGGGCGTGGACGTGAATAGTATGAAGCCGCTGGATAACCTTTGCCACCCGGTGTCGGTCATCCGGGAAGCCGAGGAACTTGCCGCCGATGCCTTTGGCGCGGCACACGCCTTTTTAATGGTGGGCGGCACCACCAGCAGTGTGCAGAGCATGGTACTTACCGCCTGCAAGCGGGGCGATGAGATCATTCTGCCCCGCAACGTGCACCGCAGCGTGCTGAACGCGCTGGTGCTGTGCGGCGCTGTGCCGGTGTATGTGAACCCGGAGGTGGATAAGCGCCTGGGCATCTCGCTGGGCATGAAGCGGGAGCAGGTGGCCAAGGCCATCAAGGAGCACCCCAACGCCGTGGCTGTGCTGGTGAATAACCCCACCTACTACGGCATCTGCTCCGACCTGCGTGCCATCGTAAAAATGGCGCACGATGCCGGAATGCTCTGCCTTGCGGACGAAGCACACGGCACCCACTTCTACTTTGGCGGCGGCCTGCCGGTTTCTGCTATGGCGGCGGGCGCGGATATGGCCTCGGTGTCCATGCACAAGAGCGGCGGCAGCCTGACCCAGTCCAGCCTGCTGCTCATCGGTCCCAATGTGCACCCGGGCTATGTGCGTCAGATCATCAACCTGACCCAGACCACCTCCGGCAGCTATCTGCTGATGTCCAGTCTGGATATTTCCCGCCGCAATCTGGCGCTGCGGGGACGGCAGGTGTTCCATCAGGTGGCAGACATTGCCGAGTATGCCCGCGAGGAGATCAACGCCGTAGGCGGCTACTACGCCTTTGGCAAGGAGCTGTGCAACGGCGATTCCGTCTTTGATTTCGACACCACCAAGCTCAGCGTTCATACGCTGGATATCGGTCTTGCCGGCATCGAGGTCTACGATATCCTGCGGGATGAGTACGATATTCAGATCGAATTCGGCGATATCGGCAACATCCTTGCCTACCTGTCCATCGGCGACCGCCCGCAGGAGGTGGAGCGTCTGGTCAGCGCACTGGCGGAGATCAAGCGCCGCTACCGCACCGACGGTTCGGGTCTGCTGAGCCAGGAATACATCGACCCCGTGGTGGCCGCCAGCCCGCAGGAGGCTTTCTACGCCCCCAAAAAGAGCCTGCCCCTGCGGGAGACCGAGGGCATGGTGTGCAGCGAGTTCGTCATGTGCTATCCCCCGGGCATCCCCATCCTCGCACCCGGCGAGCGCATCACCAAGGAGATCCTGAACTACATCGAGTACGCCAAGGCCAAGGGCTGCAGCATGACCGGCCCGGAGGACCCCGAAATTTTGCACCTGAATGTTCTGGCATAA
- a CDS encoding LytR/AlgR family response regulator transcription factor produces the protein MALPIAIVEDQAPDAQRLEELLQQQLPEAECTWFTCGDDFLRAAAEPGLYAVVFLDICMAGTNGIETARRLRQADPEVLIVFVTSSPEYVWDAFPVHPFDYLLKPYQEEKFEHLAAELRRALRCKEPELEIRIARQSIQLPLRKVLYAIARNHYVLITTEDGEYRAMCSFAQIEEKLTARENFMSCNRGVIINMDKVLRFGEDCIEILDGTRLPVRQKDKCALLARFTQYQFRHMRQELH, from the coding sequence ATGGCACTGCCAATCGCCATCGTAGAGGATCAGGCCCCGGACGCCCAGCGGCTGGAGGAGCTGCTGCAACAGCAGCTGCCCGAAGCCGAGTGCACATGGTTTACCTGCGGGGATGATTTTCTCCGCGCCGCAGCAGAGCCCGGCTTGTACGCCGTGGTGTTTCTGGATATCTGCATGGCGGGCACCAACGGCATCGAGACTGCCCGCCGTCTGCGGCAGGCCGACCCGGAGGTGCTGATCGTATTCGTAACCTCCTCCCCGGAATATGTATGGGATGCCTTTCCGGTGCACCCCTTCGATTACCTGCTCAAGCCCTATCAGGAGGAAAAATTCGAGCACCTTGCTGCCGAGCTGCGGCGGGCGCTGCGCTGTAAGGAGCCGGAGCTGGAGATCCGCATTGCCCGCCAGAGCATTCAACTGCCGCTGCGCAAGGTGCTGTACGCCATTGCCCGGAACCACTACGTCCTGATCACCACCGAGGATGGCGAATACCGCGCCATGTGCAGTTTTGCGCAGATCGAAGAAAAGCTTACCGCGCGGGAAAACTTTATGAGCTGCAACCGGGGCGTTATCATCAACATGGACAAGGTGCTGCGGTTCGGGGAGGACTGCATTGAGATCCTGGACGGCACCCGCCTGCCGGTACGGCAAAAGGATAAATGCGCCCTGCTTGCCCGCTTTACACAATACCAGTTCCGCCACATGCGGCAGGAGCTGCACTGA
- a CDS encoding sensor histidine kinase — protein MDLALFGRYFLDFALLYPSAFLCLASLWEKLRTPRRTACIAAGCITLLCFGCAALCTVFGLNSNSLLPAIVLVSFWLLRWRVTPEVTVSQTAFLFSISAVMMAVCSLLSIVLNARAEISNPRTVCLASTALLRLGLAAVLTVLFWFTAVQWSRWLLREYSGEAFWQSAWPLPALYAVFLVYCMPLDPAVVLVGRLKIISVLAVSISLFGIFLLLYEMYRVAREFTRNARLDRENQLLAMESRRYMELQTYLDNTRRLRHDFRQHLHVIAGLTETGQLEELKSYLHQYESELSEHRPTLCANAAVDALAGYYDHAAGQQDVPVEWKLALPRQLPMPEADLCTILGNLLENALHASQKLPPEQRRVQVMAQMLSPAMLGLVVENRYDGVLKKQQGILHSTKHEGTGIGLVSAETVVHKYNGSLHLEIEEQIFRVNVLLNL, from the coding sequence ATGGATCTTGCCCTGTTCGGCCGTTATTTTCTGGATTTTGCGCTGCTGTATCCCAGCGCATTTCTATGTCTGGCATCTCTATGGGAAAAGCTGCGCACTCCTAGGCGCACTGCCTGCATCGCCGCCGGATGCATCACCCTGCTGTGCTTCGGATGCGCCGCACTTTGCACCGTGTTCGGGTTGAACAGCAATTCTCTCCTGCCCGCCATCGTGCTGGTCTCCTTCTGGCTGCTGCGCTGGCGGGTAACGCCGGAGGTGACCGTAAGCCAGACCGCCTTTTTATTTTCCATCTCTGCCGTGATGATGGCGGTGTGTTCCCTGCTGTCGATAGTGCTCAACGCCCGGGCCGAGATCTCCAACCCACGGACAGTCTGCCTTGCCTCCACGGCGCTGCTGCGGCTGGGCCTTGCCGCGGTACTCACCGTTCTGTTCTGGTTCACCGCCGTGCAGTGGAGCCGTTGGCTGCTGCGGGAGTACAGCGGCGAAGCCTTCTGGCAATCCGCATGGCCGCTGCCCGCCCTCTATGCCGTTTTTCTGGTATACTGTATGCCGCTGGACCCCGCCGTGGTGCTGGTCGGGCGGCTGAAGATCATCTCGGTGCTGGCAGTGTCCATCTCGCTGTTCGGCATCTTTCTGCTGCTGTACGAAATGTACCGCGTTGCCCGGGAGTTTACCCGCAACGCCCGGCTGGACCGGGAAAACCAGCTGCTGGCCATGGAGTCCCGCCGGTATATGGAGCTGCAGACCTATCTGGACAACACCCGCCGTCTGCGGCACGACTTCCGGCAGCATCTGCATGTAATCGCCGGATTGACCGAGACCGGGCAGCTAGAGGAGCTGAAAAGCTATCTGCACCAGTACGAAAGCGAGCTTAGCGAGCACCGCCCCACCCTGTGCGCCAACGCCGCCGTGGATGCACTGGCCGGATATTACGACCACGCAGCCGGGCAGCAGGACGTCCCTGTGGAGTGGAAGCTGGCACTTCCCCGGCAGCTGCCCATGCCGGAGGCCGACCTGTGCACCATTCTGGGCAATCTGCTGGAAAACGCCCTGCACGCCAGCCAGAAGCTGCCGCCGGAGCAGCGACGGGTGCAGGTGATGGCGCAGATGCTCAGCCCCGCCATGCTGGGGCTTGTGGTGGAGAACCGTTACGACGGCGTACTGAAAAAGCAGCAAGGCATCCTGCACTCCACTAAGCACGAGGGCACCGGCATCGGGCTGGTCTCTGCCGAGACGGTGGTACACAAATACAACGGCAGTCTGCACTTGGAGATCGAGGAGCAAATCTTCCGGGTGAATGTTCTGTTAAATCTGTAA
- a CDS encoding YhcH/YjgK/YiaL family protein, with product MIYDTLNNLPNYLGVSDNLDTVIEYIMARDITTLPAGRTRIDGDKAVVTVSTVTPQTSDKALFQRHDNHITLETDLDGSELFEVSLAELTPTKPTDEAADITVGTAGTSIAGMLCEGRFALYLAGEPYKSGLKAQGCGKLKKAVFSIELDSDEEETEE from the coding sequence ATGATCTACGATACCCTGAACAACCTGCCAAACTATCTGGGCGTAAGCGACAATCTGGACACCGTGATCGAGTACATCATGGCACGGGATATCACCACCCTGCCCGCCGGGCGCACCCGCATTGACGGGGACAAGGCGGTGGTCACCGTGAGCACCGTCACGCCCCAGACCTCCGACAAGGCACTGTTCCAGCGCCACGACAACCACATCACGCTGGAGACCGACTTGGACGGCAGTGAGCTGTTTGAGGTAAGCCTTGCGGAGCTGACCCCCACCAAGCCCACCGATGAAGCCGCCGACATCACCGTAGGCACTGCCGGTACCAGCATTGCCGGAATGCTGTGCGAGGGACGCTTTGCCCTGTATCTGGCCGGGGAGCCGTATAAATCCGGCCTGAAGGCGCAGGGGTGCGGCAAGCTGAAAAAAGCCGTGTTCAGCATCGAGCTGGACTCGGACGAGGAAGAAACGGAAGAATAA
- a CDS encoding recombinase family protein → MTAVIYARYSSDNQREESIEGQIRECAAYAEKNGITVIKHYIDRAFSAKTDNRPEFQQMIKDSEKRLFDIVLVWKLDRFARNRYDSAHYEYQLERNHVKLVSATEPISDGPAGIMVKSMLTGMAEYYSAELSEKVVRGMTENVLKGKYNGGTIPIGYTVDEEKFFQIDPLKAPFVVEAFQRYNDGATMKELMNWLNDSGVTTNRNQKFTYNSIQTLLTNRRYIGENRFKDIVMPDSIPVIIEKELFDSVQDKIAKNRRAPARHKAEDDYLLTTKLFCGMCGAMMFGECGTSRNKNVHHYYKCANAKRTKTCKKKTVRKEWLEDLVVNETMKMIRDDDCIQSIVDAVMILQEQENTVLPLLEKQMKDIERGIENLLNAIQEGILTSSTKGRLEKLEAQQKKLEIRIAEEKLAKPKVSADFVKFWLTNFRKLDPNVKSHRETLINTFVNAVYLYDEKVLITFNYKDGTKTITFDEIAANDAPEGKGSDLGCFAPPKNLNVCKCAEVFIL, encoded by the coding sequence ATGACCGCCGTGATCTATGCCCGCTATTCCAGCGACAACCAGCGCGAAGAATCCATCGAAGGCCAGATTCGTGAATGTGCGGCTTATGCCGAAAAGAACGGCATCACGGTCATTAAGCACTACATTGATCGTGCATTCTCCGCAAAGACGGACAATCGCCCGGAGTTTCAGCAGATGATCAAGGACAGCGAGAAACGGTTGTTTGACATTGTGCTGGTCTGGAAACTTGACCGCTTTGCCCGGAACCGTTACGATTCTGCACATTATGAGTACCAGTTGGAGCGAAACCATGTCAAGCTGGTGTCCGCTACTGAACCAATTTCAGATGGTCCAGCAGGTATTATGGTCAAAAGTATGCTCACCGGCATGGCTGAATATTATTCCGCAGAACTTTCTGAAAAGGTCGTGCGCGGCATGACCGAGAATGTTCTGAAGGGCAAATATAATGGTGGAACGATTCCCATCGGCTATACAGTGGACGAGGAGAAGTTCTTTCAAATCGACCCTTTGAAAGCTCCCTTTGTGGTAGAAGCCTTTCAGCGGTATAACGATGGTGCGACCATGAAGGAACTGATGAACTGGCTGAACGACAGTGGCGTGACCACCAACCGCAACCAGAAGTTTACCTATAACAGTATTCAAACTTTGTTGACGAATCGCCGCTATATCGGAGAGAACCGTTTTAAGGACATTGTGATGCCAGACAGCATCCCGGTTATCATTGAGAAAGAACTGTTCGACAGTGTGCAGGACAAAATTGCCAAGAACCGCCGCGCTCCGGCTCGGCACAAAGCGGAGGACGATTATTTGCTGACGACCAAGCTGTTCTGTGGAATGTGCGGTGCGATGATGTTCGGGGAGTGCGGAACGAGTCGAAATAAGAACGTCCACCATTATTATAAATGTGCTAATGCCAAGCGCACCAAGACCTGCAAGAAAAAGACCGTTCGTAAAGAGTGGCTGGAGGATTTGGTTGTCAACGAAACCATGAAGATGATTCGTGACGATGACTGTATTCAGTCTATCGTGGATGCGGTGATGATTCTTCAGGAACAGGAGAACACGGTGCTGCCTCTGCTGGAGAAACAGATGAAAGACATTGAACGGGGCATTGAGAATCTTTTAAATGCGATTCAAGAGGGCATCCTGACCAGCTCGACCAAAGGACGCTTGGAAAAATTGGAAGCTCAGCAGAAGAAACTGGAGATCCGCATCGCGGAAGAAAAGCTGGCAAAGCCGAAGGTCAGTGCAGATTTTGTAAAATTTTGGCTCACCAACTTCCGCAAGCTCGATCCGAACGTGAAAAGCCACCGGGAAACGCTTATCAATACATTCGTGAATGCGGTTTATCTCTATGATGAAAAAGTTTTAATTACATTCAACTACAAAGACGGCACAAAAACCATCACTTTCGATGAAATCGCCGCCAACGATGCCCCAGAGGGCAAAGGTTCGGATTTGGGTTGCTTCGCTCCACCAAAAAACCTCAACGTATGCAAGTGCGCTGAGGTTTTTATTTTGTAA
- a CDS encoding type I restriction endonuclease subunit R yields the protein MTPEARAREQIDNRLWQSGWTIQDLKQLNLTVASGVAVREFPTNTGPVDYALFIEGVPVGVVEAKKDEEGQALTDVETQSSRYANSQFKWVKREYKVRFAYEATGELVRFTDYADLKYRSREVFSFHRPETLKRWLAEPDTVRNNLKRISQLDESGFRKCQISAIHGLDTSFSENRPRALVQMATGAGKTFTAITAAYRLLKYGRMNRILFLVDTRSLGEQAEREFMAYKPNDDPRSFSELYGVRRLKNSYISGDVQVCISTIQRMYSILKGEELDEQAEEIPFAEYVTAESKAPKEVVYNAKIPPEFFDCIIVDECHRSIYNVWSQVLSYFDAFIIGLTATPDKRTIGYFNENFVSEYTREQAVLDGVNVGEDIYLIETDVTKNGATILKQLIERRNRLTRAKRWEQMDEDVFYTQSKLDKDVVNPSQIRAVIRTFKEALHTTLFPYRKEVPKTLIFAKTDSHADDIVQIVREEFGEGNDFCRKITYSAQNPEAVLSSFRNDYNPRIAVTVDMIATGTDVKPIECLLFMRDVRSSNYFEQMKGRGTRTLSKDDLQKVTPSATENKDHFVIVDAVGVTKSKKTETRTLERKPAVSMKELMMNIALGARDEDTLTSLANRVIRLSRRMERSEHKQFKETVGQTAEQVAENLLNAFDEDVIHAKAQTESGVLMPAPEQLAQTQKELIKQAVAPFQKPDVRDFIENVRRSHDQIIDSVNLDKILFAGYDTNQEETADRVISTFKNFIEENKDEIIALRIIYNETYKKRPMVLKKLTELYQKLEAKGITVERLWDCYAIKQPDKVKKGTLAQLTDLISIIRFQMGYTDTLSPFADRVNYNFKQWTFRRNTGAVHFTAEQMEWLRLIKEHIITSLSILPEDLEYTPFDSKGGLGGFYRVFGEKYQEILDEMNEELVA from the coding sequence ATGACTCCGGAAGCAAGAGCGCGGGAACAGATCGATAACAGATTGTGGCAAAGTGGCTGGACAATTCAGGATCTGAAACAACTAAATCTGACGGTTGCTTCCGGTGTTGCAGTGCGCGAGTTCCCTACCAATACCGGTCCGGTGGATTATGCACTTTTCATTGAGGGAGTGCCAGTTGGTGTTGTAGAGGCAAAGAAAGACGAAGAAGGTCAAGCGCTGACAGATGTGGAAACGCAGTCCAGCCGCTATGCAAATAGCCAGTTCAAATGGGTAAAGCGGGAGTACAAGGTTCGGTTCGCCTACGAAGCCACTGGCGAATTGGTGCGTTTTACCGATTACGCAGATCTTAAATACCGTTCGCGCGAGGTATTCTCGTTCCACCGTCCGGAGACGTTGAAACGCTGGCTTGCTGAACCGGATACTGTGCGCAACAATCTGAAGCGTATCTCGCAGCTGGATGAATCGGGCTTCCGCAAATGTCAAATCAGTGCAATTCATGGTCTGGACACTTCGTTTTCAGAAAATCGGCCGCGTGCTCTTGTGCAGATGGCAACCGGCGCAGGCAAGACCTTTACAGCCATTACTGCCGCCTATCGGCTGTTGAAATACGGCAGAATGAATCGCATCCTGTTTCTGGTAGATACCCGCAGCCTTGGTGAACAGGCCGAGCGCGAGTTCATGGCATACAAGCCCAATGACGATCCTCGCAGCTTTTCGGAATTGTATGGTGTACGCCGGTTAAAAAACTCTTATATTTCCGGGGATGTACAGGTCTGCATCAGTACGATTCAGCGGATGTATTCCATTCTAAAAGGGGAAGAACTGGACGAACAGGCAGAAGAGATTCCTTTTGCGGAATATGTCACCGCCGAAAGCAAAGCACCAAAAGAGGTCGTCTACAATGCCAAAATTCCGCCGGAGTTCTTTGACTGTATTATCGTAGATGAGTGCCATCGTTCTATTTACAATGTATGGAGTCAAGTGCTTTCCTATTTTGATGCGTTTATCATCGGCCTGACCGCTACGCCGGATAAGCGAACCATCGGCTACTTCAATGAAAATTTTGTCAGCGAATATACGCGAGAGCAGGCCGTTCTGGACGGCGTTAACGTTGGCGAGGACATTTATCTGATTGAAACCGATGTGACGAAAAATGGTGCAACCATCCTGAAGCAGTTGATCGAGCGGCGTAACCGCCTGACGCGCGCAAAACGCTGGGAGCAGATGGACGAGGATGTGTTCTACACACAGTCCAAGTTGGATAAGGATGTCGTAAATCCAAGCCAGATCCGTGCTGTGATTCGCACCTTCAAAGAAGCACTCCATACCACGCTGTTCCCCTACCGGAAAGAAGTCCCCAAAACGCTGATTTTTGCCAAGACGGACAGCCATGCAGACGATATTGTGCAGATCGTCCGGGAAGAATTCGGCGAAGGAAACGATTTTTGCAGAAAGATCACTTACAGTGCGCAGAATCCGGAAGCCGTTCTCAGCTCGTTCCGAAATGACTATAACCCGCGTATAGCCGTTACTGTGGATATGATCGCGACCGGTACGGATGTAAAGCCCATCGAGTGCCTGCTGTTCATGCGGGATGTGCGCAGCAGCAATTACTTCGAGCAGATGAAAGGCCGCGGCACCCGCACACTAAGCAAGGATGATTTACAAAAGGTAACACCTTCTGCTACGGAAAACAAAGATCATTTTGTGATCGTGGATGCAGTGGGTGTAACCAAATCCAAAAAGACCGAGACCCGCACGCTGGAACGCAAGCCAGCGGTTTCCATGAAGGAACTGATGATGAACATTGCACTCGGTGCGCGGGATGAGGATACCTTGACTTCTCTTGCAAACCGCGTCATTCGTCTCAGCCGCAGGATGGAACGCAGCGAACACAAGCAGTTCAAAGAAACCGTAGGGCAGACCGCAGAGCAGGTTGCGGAGAATCTGCTGAATGCCTTTGATGAAGATGTCATTCATGCCAAAGCGCAAACAGAAAGCGGCGTGCTTATGCCCGCACCGGAACAGCTTGCACAGACCCAGAAAGAGCTCATCAAACAGGCCGTTGCACCTTTCCAGAAGCCGGATGTGCGCGATTTTATTGAAAATGTCCGCCGCAGCCATGATCAGATCATCGACAGCGTTAATCTGGACAAAATACTCTTTGCCGGTTATGACACCAATCAGGAGGAAACGGCAGACCGGGTGATCTCTACATTTAAGAATTTCATCGAGGAAAATAAAGATGAGATCATTGCCCTGCGCATCATCTACAATGAAACGTATAAAAAACGTCCGATGGTACTGAAAAAACTGACGGAACTGTATCAAAAACTCGAAGCAAAGGGCATCACGGTCGAGCGTCTGTGGGATTGTTATGCCATCAAGCAGCCTGACAAGGTAAAGAAAGGCACACTCGCTCAGCTGACCGACCTAATTTCCATTATCCGTTTTCAGATGGGCTATACGGATACCCTTTCGCCCTTTGCCGACCGGGTAAACTACAACTTCAAACAGTGGACCTTCCGCCGCAACACCGGTGCGGTCCACTTTACCGCTGAACAGATGGAATGGCTGCGGCTGATCAAGGAGCATATCATCACATCGTTGAGCATTCTGCCGGAGGACTTGGAGTATACGCCGTTTGACAGCAAAGGCGGCTTGGGTGGGTTCTATCGGGTGTTCGGAGAAAAGTATCAGGAGATTTTGGATGAAATGAACGAGGAATTGGTAGCGTAA